A window of the Streptomyces griseochromogenes genome harbors these coding sequences:
- a CDS encoding YqcI/YcgG family protein: MSRLWPATEQPQTDVLGRFPGWISQTYEAFAGKLLDKERGYPCYFGVQGQQRGNNWFTVFDASFPAEHGVRALADALVEFREQARRGPKRQTLIVFAGPPEPRAELADHHAAFWTLLRDLSAIDTEPWPEGFPTDTADPAWQWCFAGEPWFTFMASPGYHHRDSRNLGPCLTLVFQTRRVFEGLGGSTVAGQAAKQRIREDLERYDTVPPHPYLGDPMFSSVHKWRQYALPDDQSVGIPEKCPFAG; encoded by the coding sequence GTGAGTCGTCTATGGCCTGCCACCGAGCAACCGCAGACGGATGTGCTGGGACGGTTTCCCGGCTGGATTTCGCAAACATACGAGGCCTTCGCCGGTAAACTGCTCGACAAGGAACGCGGTTATCCCTGCTACTTCGGAGTGCAGGGCCAGCAGCGCGGAAACAATTGGTTCACCGTATTCGACGCCTCTTTTCCGGCGGAGCACGGTGTGCGGGCCCTGGCCGACGCCCTGGTGGAATTCCGTGAGCAGGCCAGGCGAGGCCCCAAGCGGCAGACGCTCATCGTCTTCGCGGGGCCGCCCGAGCCCCGGGCCGAGCTGGCCGACCATCATGCCGCGTTCTGGACGCTGCTGAGAGACCTGAGCGCCATCGACACCGAACCCTGGCCGGAGGGCTTTCCCACCGACACCGCCGACCCGGCCTGGCAATGGTGTTTCGCCGGGGAGCCGTGGTTCACCTTCATGGCGAGCCCCGGCTACCACCACCGCGACAGCCGCAACCTGGGCCCCTGTCTCACGCTGGTCTTCCAGACCCGGCGCGTCTTCGAGGGCCTCGGTGGCTCCACCGTGGCCGGGCAGGCCGCCAAGCAGCGCATCCGGGAGGACCTGGAGCGCTACGACACGGTCCCGCCGCACCCCTACCTCGGCGATCCGATGTTCTCCTCCGTCCACAAGTGGCGCCAGTACGCGCTGCCGGACGACCAGTCGGTGGGCATCCCCGAGAAGTGCCCCTTCGCCGGCTGA
- a CDS encoding nucleoside-diphosphate kinase — translation MPDSDFWSRHVFVLLSSDAPYRGVHADMVKRLRKEGFPPVAARALHADPELIDDLYADLIAGQWQTWRYRLVDAVLALGPAMALICRYEGDTGQQPERGAHDILALRKGYQHPEQAEHGTLRRDFGAVNSIVGLMHSSDGPAESEREAAIFGLTAADAAADPEAAAAEIDYLCQVVAPHTPEHRDFDQVLAAVRTRVLASLWEDLPADVRRRVRERFPEPAGLGEVSAGAELAALLAGHAPEPLPAFIACEFEPSAAGSMRMSVAEQALRTTGVVLDPWERVVLESSLHFQPLRASRQAVR, via the coding sequence GTGCCCGACTCCGACTTCTGGTCACGCCATGTCTTCGTGCTCCTCAGCTCCGACGCGCCCTACCGGGGCGTCCACGCGGACATGGTCAAGCGACTGCGCAAGGAGGGATTCCCGCCCGTCGCCGCCCGCGCCCTCCACGCCGATCCCGAGCTGATCGACGACCTCTACGCGGACCTCATCGCCGGCCAGTGGCAGACCTGGCGGTACCGGCTGGTGGACGCGGTCCTCGCCCTGGGGCCGGCCATGGCCCTGATCTGCCGGTACGAGGGGGACACCGGGCAGCAGCCGGAGCGAGGCGCCCATGACATCCTCGCCCTGCGCAAGGGCTACCAGCACCCCGAGCAGGCCGAACACGGCACGCTGCGCCGCGACTTCGGCGCCGTCAACAGCATCGTCGGACTGATGCACAGCTCCGACGGGCCGGCGGAGTCCGAGCGCGAGGCCGCCATCTTCGGCCTGACCGCGGCGGACGCCGCCGCCGATCCGGAGGCCGCGGCCGCCGAGATCGACTACCTCTGCCAGGTCGTCGCCCCGCACACGCCCGAGCACCGGGACTTCGACCAGGTGCTCGCCGCCGTGCGCACCCGGGTGCTGGCTTCCCTCTGGGAGGACCTGCCCGCCGACGTCCGCCGCCGCGTCCGGGAACGGTTCCCGGAACCCGCCGGCCTGGGCGAGGTGAGCGCCGGGGCCGAGCTGGCGGCGCTGCTCGCCGGTCACGCCCCCGAGCCGCTGCCGGCGTTCATCGCCTGCGAGTTCGAGCCCTCGGCGGCCGGCAGCATGCGCATGTCGGTGGCCGAGCAGGCCCTGCGGACCACGGGCGTGGTGCTCGACCCCTGGGAGCGGGTGGTGCTGGAGTCCTCGCTGCATTTCCAGCCGCTGCGCGCGAGCCGACAGGCCGTCCGATGA
- a CDS encoding GNAT family N-acetyltransferase: protein MTVTGAGEQVRITVTDSLAPVGREAWNELVAACDASVFYGYDFLRSVESDPLTYPSTAYYLLARTGTGELVAALPVYLQRTRDPFATGPGADDVLDALVGHVWHCYDTRLLYRGELTAWLVEQFWQALGDLAAAHRAQMWGLVNVPLRERLAQQLKAIGVPVEQTAPRYRLPIVGGPATLDEHLAGVGRASRRSLRQYARRAERAEARVTLRTGRDVLDEDVLDLCLGTANKHAPGYYPPDRLGALIERLGDACRILRIDLGGTLLATSICLYDDTRMHAWAGGCLYPPELNWSPQYALFEAELRAGFGSGRPVLECGRRNDEFKLRYGLQAYPLGRAVQRG from the coding sequence ATGACGGTCACCGGCGCCGGGGAGCAGGTCCGGATCACTGTCACGGACTCCCTCGCCCCCGTGGGCCGCGAGGCCTGGAACGAGCTGGTGGCCGCCTGTGACGCCAGCGTCTTCTACGGCTACGACTTCCTGCGCAGCGTCGAGTCCGACCCGCTGACGTACCCGTCGACCGCGTACTACCTGCTGGCCCGCACCGGCACCGGCGAGTTGGTCGCCGCGCTGCCCGTGTACCTGCAGCGGACCCGCGACCCCTTCGCGACCGGCCCCGGCGCGGACGACGTCCTGGACGCCCTGGTCGGACACGTCTGGCACTGCTACGACACCCGCCTGCTGTACCGGGGAGAGCTGACCGCCTGGCTCGTCGAGCAGTTCTGGCAGGCGCTCGGGGATCTGGCCGCCGCGCACCGGGCCCAGATGTGGGGCCTGGTCAACGTGCCGCTGAGGGAGCGGCTGGCGCAGCAGCTCAAAGCCATCGGCGTACCGGTGGAGCAGACGGCGCCGCGCTACCGGCTGCCCATCGTGGGCGGCCCGGCGACTCTGGACGAGCATCTGGCCGGCGTCGGCCGGGCCTCGCGCAGGTCGCTGCGGCAGTACGCGCGCCGGGCAGAACGCGCCGAGGCGCGGGTCACCCTGCGCACCGGCCGCGACGTCCTCGACGAGGACGTGCTCGACCTGTGCCTGGGCACGGCGAACAAGCACGCCCCCGGCTACTATCCGCCCGACCGGCTCGGCGCGTTGATCGAGCGGCTGGGCGACGCCTGCCGGATCCTGCGCATCGACCTGGGCGGCACACTCCTCGCCACCTCCATCTGCCTGTACGACGACACCCGCATGCATGCCTGGGCCGGCGGCTGCCTCTATCCGCCGGAACTCAACTGGAGCCCGCAGTACGCCCTGTTCGAGGCGGAACTGAGGGCCGGCTTCGGCTCCGGCCGCCCGGTCCTCGAATGCGGCCGGCGCAATGACGAGTTCAAGCTCCGCTACGGCCTGCAGGCATATCCGCTCGGCCGCGCGGTGCAGCGCGGCTGA
- a CDS encoding helix-turn-helix transcriptional regulator, giving the protein MSATVGEGFDRRAAALLRAAANDLKRDDDNAERDLGLEPGSFAEYTSGRRPVDWALLQRAAEVWPLNERDLLPIHDDCPTGLSVLRAKESEASSRVLARGGTDYYEYRDTAMSRIASYRPEWIRMLQVVGNDRADNPDVRWNRGHLLYQFTYFVGPVNYYYRWQGESYCVPMETGDSVWGLPFAPHSFTARGDAEPAYILALTYGGGLVGDAQRELAVLGRRAAHELALPVTRDATSADGQIRSFMAAGCVTPAELAARTGLPPERIRQLTGPGARAVPTQDELTVLADGLGVSVRDLLPPRSTSRHGVSIQHARDARSWVHPDEGRPAYRLTRLAGDPLHPHTSALQVDVLATADADSAPLATHQHQYLFVLGDAPVRISWERDGERRTDVLGPGDSAYTEPLVPVTFSAVTEAAPRVLMLRIGGHVTPDVRHALGAMAEQGIDRYIAEDRLWYSKEGN; this is encoded by the coding sequence ATGTCAGCCACAGTGGGAGAGGGATTCGACCGCAGGGCCGCCGCACTGCTGCGCGCCGCGGCCAACGACCTCAAACGCGACGACGACAACGCCGAGCGCGACCTCGGCCTGGAACCGGGCAGCTTCGCCGAGTACACCTCCGGACGGCGGCCCGTCGACTGGGCCCTGCTGCAGCGGGCCGCCGAGGTCTGGCCGCTCAACGAGCGTGACCTGCTGCCCATCCATGACGACTGCCCGACGGGTCTGTCCGTCCTGCGGGCCAAGGAGTCCGAGGCCAGCTCCCGGGTGCTGGCCCGGGGCGGCACGGACTACTACGAGTACCGCGACACCGCCATGTCCCGGATCGCCTCCTACCGGCCGGAGTGGATCCGGATGCTCCAGGTGGTCGGGAACGATCGGGCGGACAACCCCGACGTACGGTGGAACCGCGGGCATCTGCTGTACCAGTTCACCTACTTCGTCGGCCCCGTCAACTACTACTACCGGTGGCAGGGCGAGTCGTACTGCGTCCCCATGGAGACCGGGGACTCCGTGTGGGGCCTGCCCTTCGCCCCGCACTCCTTCACCGCGCGCGGCGACGCCGAGCCGGCCTACATCCTCGCCCTGACCTACGGCGGTGGCCTGGTCGGGGACGCCCAGCGGGAACTGGCGGTCCTCGGCCGGCGGGCGGCCCATGAACTGGCCCTCCCCGTCACCCGGGACGCCACGTCCGCCGACGGACAGATCCGCTCCTTCATGGCGGCGGGCTGCGTCACCCCCGCCGAACTCGCCGCCCGTACCGGACTCCCGCCCGAGCGGATCCGGCAGCTGACCGGTCCCGGCGCCCGGGCCGTGCCCACGCAGGACGAACTCACGGTGCTGGCAGACGGGTTGGGAGTGTCCGTACGGGACCTTCTGCCGCCCCGCAGCACCTCGCGGCACGGTGTGTCCATCCAGCACGCCCGCGACGCGCGCAGCTGGGTGCATCCCGACGAGGGCCGGCCCGCCTACCGGCTCACCCGGCTCGCGGGCGATCCGCTGCACCCGCACACCTCGGCCCTCCAGGTCGACGTGCTGGCCACCGCGGACGCGGACAGCGCCCCCCTGGCCACCCACCAGCACCAGTACCTGTTCGTGCTGGGGGACGCGCCCGTACGGATCAGCTGGGAGCGGGACGGCGAGCGCCGTACCGACGTGCTCGGGCCGGGCGACTCCGCCTACACCGAACCGCTGGTCCCCGTCACCTTCTCGGCCGTCACCGAGGCCGCTCCCCGGGTTCTGATGCTCCGCATCGGCGGACATGTCACGCCCGACGTGCGCCACGCGCTGGGCGCCATGGCCGAGCAGGGAATCGACCGCTACATCGCCGAAGACCGCCTGTGGTACAGCAAGGAAGGAAACTGA
- a CDS encoding isocitrate lyase/phosphoenolpyruvate mutase family protein, whose amino-acid sequence MPDTQPIQAQGSKAARLRALLEGTSVVRAVGAHDGLSAKLVQRAGFEAVWASSFEISASHGLPDASLVTMTQYLDAAIAMDAVTDIPVIADCDTGFGGPMNAAYAMQRYERAGISALCIEDKLFPKINSFADAAQDLLPAEDFALKIKNAKEMQSDPDTVLIARTEALIAGRPVAEALERAHVYVAAGADAVLVHSKSRRPEEVLEFASRWESPVPLVAVPTTYNTVTEGELYDAGYRLVIYANQGLRAAVKGMQEVLQDLGGADRAAEIEERIAPMAEVFALQGMPSTFRTKP is encoded by the coding sequence GTGCCGGACACTCAGCCGATCCAGGCCCAGGGCTCCAAGGCCGCCCGGCTGCGCGCGCTGCTCGAGGGAACCTCCGTGGTCCGAGCGGTGGGCGCGCACGACGGTCTGTCCGCCAAGCTGGTGCAGCGCGCCGGGTTCGAGGCCGTGTGGGCCTCCAGCTTCGAGATCTCCGCGAGCCACGGTCTGCCGGACGCGAGCCTGGTGACCATGACGCAGTACCTGGATGCCGCGATCGCGATGGACGCGGTCACCGACATCCCGGTCATCGCCGACTGCGACACCGGTTTCGGCGGGCCGATGAACGCCGCGTACGCGATGCAGCGCTACGAGCGGGCGGGCATCTCCGCGCTCTGCATCGAGGACAAGCTCTTCCCCAAGATCAACAGTTTCGCCGACGCGGCCCAGGACCTGCTGCCCGCCGAGGACTTCGCCCTGAAGATCAAGAACGCCAAGGAGATGCAGTCCGACCCCGACACCGTGCTGATCGCCCGCACCGAGGCGCTGATCGCGGGCCGGCCGGTGGCCGAGGCGCTGGAGCGCGCGCACGTCTACGTCGCCGCGGGCGCCGACGCGGTCCTCGTGCACAGCAAGAGCCGCCGCCCCGAGGAGGTACTGGAGTTCGCCTCCCGCTGGGAGTCGCCGGTGCCGCTGGTCGCCGTACCGACCACCTACAACACCGTGACCGAGGGCGAGCTGTACGACGCCGGGTATCGCCTGGTGATCTACGCGAACCAGGGCCTGCGGGCCGCGGTCAAGGGCATGCAGGAGGTCCTCCAGGATCTCGGCGGGGCCGATCGCGCCGCCGAGATCGAGGAGCGCATCGCGCCGATGGCCGAGGTCTTCGCGCTGCAGGGCATGCCGTCGACGTTCCGCACGAAGCCGTGA
- the aepY gene encoding phosphonopyruvate decarboxylase, with product MTAEAAGGSEAFLAGLEAIGVSLVSGVPCSYFKEPIRRLEQHPRIRYVPAVNEGSALAIAAGARLTGETAAVVAQNSGFGNLVNPLTSLALPYRIPLLVFVSMRGWPTADAGEPQHHWMGKVVPPWLESLEVPYWWLTTDGPSPDAVVKEAGTVLESGRTAFVLVGKGALKDAGAAPAPDPAAPRASVPDRDDLVDAVLAEVREERILSTTGYLSRTLYNRGDRPGNFYMQGSMGHVAGLALGAALARPEERFVVLDGDGSALMHLGSLATVGHFTPANLVHVVFDNQAYDSTGGQPTTSATTDFAAVARACGYRQVRRVGTAAGLRPALRALLDAPGPGLLAVDGKVGGAPCERASNSLSVAGIATRFAAQHRSAGAHGGASGGHREQT from the coding sequence GTGACGGCTGAGGCGGCCGGCGGGTCGGAGGCCTTCCTCGCCGGGCTGGAAGCCATCGGCGTCTCGCTGGTGTCCGGGGTGCCCTGCTCCTACTTCAAGGAGCCGATCCGGCGCCTGGAACAGCACCCCCGCATCCGGTACGTCCCGGCCGTGAACGAGGGCAGCGCGCTGGCGATCGCCGCCGGTGCCAGGCTCACCGGCGAGACGGCCGCGGTGGTCGCGCAGAACTCGGGGTTCGGCAACCTGGTCAACCCGCTCACCTCGCTGGCGCTGCCGTATCGCATCCCCCTGCTGGTCTTCGTCAGCATGCGCGGCTGGCCCACGGCCGACGCGGGCGAGCCGCAGCACCACTGGATGGGCAAGGTCGTACCCCCGTGGCTCGAGTCCCTGGAGGTGCCGTACTGGTGGCTGACCACCGACGGCCCCTCGCCCGACGCGGTCGTCAAGGAGGCGGGCACCGTCCTGGAGTCCGGCCGTACCGCGTTCGTCCTGGTGGGCAAGGGCGCGCTGAAGGACGCCGGAGCGGCGCCGGCTCCGGACCCGGCCGCACCGCGGGCCTCGGTCCCGGACCGCGACGACCTCGTGGACGCGGTCCTCGCCGAAGTGCGCGAGGAAAGGATTCTGTCCACGACCGGATACCTCTCCCGCACCCTCTACAACAGGGGTGACCGGCCCGGGAACTTCTACATGCAGGGCTCGATGGGACACGTCGCGGGCCTCGCCCTGGGCGCGGCGCTGGCCCGGCCCGAGGAGCGGTTCGTGGTCCTGGACGGCGACGGCTCGGCCCTGATGCACCTCGGCAGTCTCGCCACCGTCGGCCACTTCACGCCCGCCAACCTGGTCCATGTCGTCTTCGACAACCAGGCGTACGACTCCACCGGCGGGCAGCCCACCACCTCCGCCACCACCGACTTCGCCGCGGTCGCCCGCGCCTGCGGCTACCGGCAGGTGCGCCGGGTCGGCACGGCGGCCGGGCTGCGGCCCGCGCTGCGGGCACTGCTGGACGCGCCGGGACCCGGCCTGCTGGCGGTGGACGGGAAGGTCGGCGGCGCGCCCTGCGAGCGGGCCTCCAACAGCCTGTCCGTGGCCGGCATCGCGACACGCTTCGCCGCCCAGCACCGGTCGGCCGGCGCGCACGGCGGAGCGTCGGGCGGCCACCGGGAGCAGACGTGA
- a CDS encoding phosphonoacetaldehyde reductase, whose protein sequence is MTSPTLPAVTGAWPGLTRLPGHPAAHLGAGAAARLGDALDALGAERVLVVHGRTSYRRCGADRIVEALSAHHTVEHFDGVRPNPDIEQIRAGIDVMRRFAPQAVVGIGGGSSLDVAKTIAVLAAQRRDAEECLLHAEAVTERRECALVLLPTTAGSGSEMTCFATVYVDGRKHSLDVDQARADLVLVDEDLTASLPLGDSVASGLDALSQAIESYWSVAATPASRELALAALDRLAPALARAADTGSFADPAIRAGTAHGASLAGAAIGLTRTTAAHALSYDLTARLGLAHGTAVALHLPWVLERHAMATTADCRHPHGAAAVRDAVAVVEDTTRTRTGRSVRQLVEQLLTRAGQPVRIEDLALPARHWRGPMTQALTSGRAANNPCVLTEADVLQLLR, encoded by the coding sequence GTGACCAGCCCGACGCTGCCGGCGGTCACCGGTGCCTGGCCCGGACTGACCCGGCTGCCCGGCCACCCCGCGGCCCACCTGGGCGCCGGTGCCGCCGCCCGGCTGGGCGACGCGCTCGACGCTCTCGGCGCCGAGCGCGTCCTGGTGGTCCACGGCAGGACCTCCTACCGGCGCTGCGGCGCCGACCGGATCGTCGAGGCCCTGTCGGCCCACCACACGGTGGAGCACTTCGACGGAGTGCGCCCCAACCCCGACATCGAGCAGATCCGGGCCGGTATCGACGTCATGCGGCGCTTCGCACCCCAGGCAGTCGTCGGCATCGGCGGCGGCAGCAGCCTGGACGTGGCCAAGACCATCGCCGTCCTGGCCGCCCAGCGACGCGACGCCGAGGAGTGCCTGCTGCACGCCGAGGCCGTCACCGAGCGCAGGGAGTGCGCCCTCGTGCTCCTGCCCACCACCGCCGGGTCCGGCAGCGAGATGACCTGCTTCGCCACCGTCTACGTCGACGGACGCAAGCACTCGCTCGACGTCGACCAGGCCCGGGCCGACCTGGTCCTGGTCGACGAGGACCTGACCGCCTCGCTGCCGCTGGGCGACTCGGTGGCCAGCGGCCTCGACGCGCTGAGCCAGGCCATCGAGTCGTACTGGTCCGTCGCGGCCACCCCCGCCTCCCGGGAGCTGGCCCTCGCCGCCCTGGACCGGCTGGCTCCGGCCCTGGCCCGCGCGGCCGACACCGGATCCTTCGCGGACCCGGCGATCCGCGCGGGCACCGCCCACGGGGCCTCCCTGGCGGGCGCGGCGATCGGCCTCACCCGCACCACGGCGGCGCACGCCCTGTCCTACGACCTGACGGCGCGGCTGGGCCTGGCCCACGGCACCGCCGTGGCCCTGCACCTGCCCTGGGTGCTGGAGCGGCACGCGATGGCCACCACGGCCGACTGCCGCCATCCGCACGGCGCCGCGGCGGTGCGCGACGCGGTGGCCGTCGTCGAGGACACCACCCGTACGCGCACCGGCCGGAGCGTGCGGCAACTGGTGGAACAACTGCTGACCCGCGCCGGGCAGCCGGTCCGGATCGAGGACCTGGCACTGCCCGCGCGGCACTGGCGCGGCCCCATGACTCAGGCGCTCACCTCCGGCCGGGCCGCCAACAACCCCTGCGTACTGACCGAAGCCGATGTGCTTCAGCTGCTGCGCTGA
- a CDS encoding C-terminal binding protein: protein MATGRVLYTDPAWLVEEGTWSRERATVEREVLGPGVELRFGPYENGRYLVDSPAMHQAAAGCEVLVVYRTQVTEELLDAAGDGLRVVVRQGVGVDNLNADLLAARGIPAYNVPDYCVDEVAAHTSALALALERQLIPQHRTLTGGTFDIYAGGTPHRTNRRTLGIVGFGRIGRAVARRLGSFYGETRVYDPYLGRDLAEGYGARAVDTLEELLAESDLVTLHCPLTPETERLMDADALRAMKPGAFLVNAARGKLVDPEALGKALEQEWIAGAALDVFFPENPHHDPRWEPVLRHPRAVVTSHRAFLSEEAEASSRRRVAELVRAALDGRVDGHPGRVLGQGAGR from the coding sequence ATGGCCACTGGCCGTGTGCTGTACACCGACCCGGCGTGGCTCGTGGAGGAGGGCACCTGGAGCCGAGAACGGGCCACCGTGGAACGGGAAGTCCTCGGACCGGGCGTGGAGCTGCGCTTCGGCCCGTACGAGAACGGACGTTACCTGGTCGACAGCCCCGCGATGCATCAGGCGGCCGCCGGGTGCGAGGTGCTGGTGGTCTACCGCACCCAGGTCACCGAGGAACTCCTCGACGCCGCCGGGGACGGTCTGCGCGTGGTGGTGCGCCAGGGCGTCGGCGTGGACAACCTCAACGCCGATCTGCTCGCCGCCCGCGGCATCCCCGCCTACAACGTGCCCGACTACTGCGTGGACGAGGTCGCCGCCCACACCTCGGCGCTCGCCCTCGCGCTGGAACGGCAACTGATCCCGCAGCACCGGACGCTGACCGGGGGCACCTTCGACATCTACGCCGGCGGCACCCCGCACCGCACCAACCGGCGCACCCTCGGCATCGTCGGCTTCGGCCGGATCGGCCGCGCCGTCGCCCGACGCCTGGGCTCCTTCTACGGCGAGACACGGGTCTACGACCCCTACCTCGGCCGCGACCTCGCCGAGGGCTACGGCGCCCGCGCCGTCGACACCCTCGAGGAGCTGCTCGCCGAGTCGGATCTGGTCACCCTGCACTGCCCGCTCACCCCCGAGACCGAGCGGCTGATGGACGCCGACGCCCTGCGGGCCATGAAGCCGGGCGCCTTCCTGGTCAACGCGGCTCGCGGCAAGCTCGTGGACCCCGAGGCCCTGGGCAAGGCGCTGGAGCAGGAGTGGATCGCGGGCGCCGCCCTCGACGTCTTCTTCCCCGAGAATCCCCATCACGACCCGCGGTGGGAGCCGGTGCTCAGGCATCCCCGGGCCGTGGTCACCAGCCACCGCGCCTTCCTGTCCGAGGAGGCCGAGGCCAGCAGCCGCCGCCGGGTGGCCGAGCTGGTGCGGGCGGCCCTGGACGGACGCGTCGACGGCCACCCCGGCCGGGTCCTCGGGCAGGGGGCGGGCCGGTGA
- a CDS encoding pyridoxal phosphate-dependent aminotransferase: protein MTALSPTAAGAHGQDVVVLSTGDVRVPVHPADSAVRVRRADQHYRAPAGDPDLRSLIARYATSSKDAVVPSADQILVAPGARQALVAVLRAVLGERREVLFATPYWASYPHLVELVGGVPVPVPGRVGEGTLDLDAWEARRTPDTGAVIVNSPRNPDGAVIDRDSLRALVEWAGRHGLVVICDEVYRGVALGGRPAPSVRDVFPELPEHCVVVDGLSKSHALAGLRFGWAIAPAGIRARAVAVASHLIGNTSGLVQDAAAVVLADPEPERQRIGAELTSNLDMAMKVLDTVEGLVCPRPQGGIFLFPDIRPLLSGLEQEARRAPAVWLKDRHRVAVVDGAAFGAPGHLRLSFALPAEQLATGLERLRQALTTV from the coding sequence GTGACCGCGCTCTCCCCGACGGCCGCCGGGGCCCACGGACAGGACGTCGTCGTCCTGTCCACCGGTGACGTACGCGTCCCGGTGCACCCGGCGGACTCCGCCGTGCGGGTACGGCGGGCCGACCAGCACTACCGGGCCCCCGCCGGCGACCCGGACCTCAGATCTCTCATCGCTCGGTACGCCACCTCCTCGAAGGATGCCGTGGTGCCCTCCGCCGACCAGATCCTGGTGGCGCCGGGAGCCCGGCAGGCCCTGGTCGCGGTGCTCCGCGCGGTCCTCGGCGAGCGCCGCGAGGTGCTCTTCGCCACGCCGTACTGGGCCAGCTATCCGCACCTCGTGGAACTGGTCGGAGGCGTCCCCGTGCCGGTGCCGGGACGGGTCGGCGAGGGCACCCTCGACCTCGACGCGTGGGAGGCGCGGCGCACCCCGGACACCGGCGCCGTCATCGTCAACTCGCCCCGCAATCCCGACGGTGCCGTCATCGACCGGGACTCGCTGCGGGCCCTGGTCGAGTGGGCCGGCCGGCACGGACTGGTCGTGATCTGCGACGAGGTGTACCGGGGGGTCGCGCTCGGCGGCCGGCCGGCGCCCTCGGTGCGTGACGTGTTCCCGGAGCTCCCGGAGCACTGTGTGGTCGTCGACGGGCTGTCCAAGAGCCACGCCCTGGCGGGGCTGCGGTTCGGCTGGGCGATCGCCCCGGCCGGCATCCGCGCCCGCGCCGTCGCCGTCGCTTCCCACCTCATCGGCAACACCAGCGGCCTGGTGCAGGACGCCGCGGCCGTCGTGCTGGCCGACCCGGAGCCGGAGCGGCAGCGGATCGGCGCCGAACTCACCTCGAACCTGGACATGGCGATGAAGGTCCTCGACACCGTCGAGGGGCTCGTCTGTCCCCGTCCGCAGGGCGGCATCTTCCTGTTCCCGGACATCCGGCCGCTGCTCTCCGGCCTCGAGCAGGAGGCGCGCCGCGCGCCTGCCGTCTGGCTGAAGGACCGGCACCGGGTCGCGGTCGTGGACGGCGCGGCGTTCGGCGCGCCGGGCCATCTGCGGCTCTCCTTCGCCCTCCCCGCCGAGCAGCTCGCCACCGGACTGGAACGCCTGCGGCAGGCACTGACCACCGTGTGA